A genome region from Octopus sinensis linkage group LG26, ASM634580v1, whole genome shotgun sequence includes the following:
- the LOC115224867 gene encoding paramyosin isoform X1, which translates to MCFLNLVMADSKSNNNNNNNKNKKNKQCDRNITQADSLPPLNEKSLKVFNQRLAAAEEDAHFLSRHLSTMISDDSNTVPRPYDSETTDLDTTRTSDVSSCSTKTRQSLKHADDFVLTSRLAKAECTVNNLKQALNVLRCGEGGEDGVNEALKSPVKLQDGVSVSQLQHDELICLRQELKLEREAKNKAYDEIRNLKESLIEAYQTKTDTSNKIAVLEAEKQNLVDSLSEIEKELIEERNSHENLELFHLSLLNKVEQLKTLVDSEKKEVRDLTDAHQRQQMEIAGCQTKLKEERKLRSKIEKNYQMLLAPKKSTEEKQANKTLQKEFTTLTNQYTTLLEQMGHLQNCFKQQHQNSQDLECLQEEMSKALESSKKECKHLQNQNIIHKQNEKKFLSEIKALKFQIVSVKSENEALEKLNQKLEDSFAKLEEELKVGQNMMYLEAGDVLVCKNLLTKDGEVTPREISCLQIEKTSLLAEKLKIQLQERDFKNEKIPNDGTPVKKTLSSLEWKNKLLEAGITILQN; encoded by the exons gTGTTTCCTTAATTTGGTAATGGCTGATTCtaaatccaataacaacaacaacaacaataaaaataaaaagaacaagcaATGTGACAGGAACATTACACAGGCTGACTCACTGCCTCCGTTGAATGAGAAATCCCTCAAAGTCTTTAATCAGCGACTGGCTGCTGCGGAAGAGGATGCTCACTTTCTTTCTCGCCATCTCTCAACCATGATTTCAGATGATTCCAACACCGTCCCTCGGCCCTACGACAGCGAAACCACCGACCTCGATACAACCAGAACCTCAGACGTGTCATCATGCTCTACAAAGACTAGACAGTCGCTCAAGCATGCAGACGATTTTGTGTTGACGTCACGCTTGGCTAAAGCCGAATGCACAGTAAATAATTTAAAGCAAGCCCTGAATGTGCTGCGATGTGGGGAGGGCGGAGAAGACGGGGTCAATGAAGCATTAAAGAGCCCCGTGAAGTTACAGGATGGCGTCAGCGTCAGCCAATTGCAGCACGATGAACTGATTTGTCTCCGGCAAGAATTGAAGTTGGAAAGGGAAGCGAAAAATAAAGCTTACGATGAAATAAGGAACCTCAAGGAATCCTTAATTGAAGCTTATCAAACAAAG ACCGACACAAGCAACAAAATTGCCGTCCTGGAGGCTGAGAAGCAGAACCTGGTTGACAGTCTGTCCGAGATAGAGAAGGAGTTGATTGAGGAGCGGAATTCCCATGAAAACCTGGAACTCTTCCACCTTTCCCTACTCAACAAGGTCGAACAACTGAAGACTTTGGTAGACTCTGAGAAGAAGGAG GTGAGAGATTTAACTGATGCTCATCAAAGACAACAGATGGAGATTGCTGGATGTCAAaccaaactgaaagaagaacGCAAATTGAGAAGTAAAATAGAGAAAAACTACCAAATGCTTCTGGCCCCTAAAA AGTCAACAGAggagaaacaagcaaacaaaacccTGCAGAAGGAGTTCACCACCCTCACGAACCAATACACAACCCTGTTGGAACAAATGGGTCATCTACAGAACTGTTTTAAGCAGCAACAT CAAAACAGCCAAGATCTCGAGTGTCTACAGGAAGAAATGAGCAAGGCCCTGGAAAGTTCCAAGAAGGAATGTAAACATCTCCAGAACCAAAACATTATCCATAAACAA aacgAAAAGAAATTTCTGTCTGAAATCAAAGCTTTGAAGTTCCAGATTGTTTCCGTTAAATCAGAGAACGAAGCTTTGGAAAAGCTAAATCAAAAGCTGGAAGACAGTTT tgCTAAACTTGAAGAGGAACTGAAAGTCGGCCAAAATATGATGTATTTGGAAGCAGGAGATGTGTTGGTTTGTAAGAATCTTTTGACCAAAGACGGAGAAGTGACCCCAAGGGAGATCAGTTGTCTTCAGATTGAGAAGACGTCTTTGCTTGCAGAAAAACTCAAAATACAA
- the LOC115224867 gene encoding paramyosin isoform X2: protein MADSKSNNNNNNNKNKKNKQCDRNITQADSLPPLNEKSLKVFNQRLAAAEEDAHFLSRHLSTMISDDSNTVPRPYDSETTDLDTTRTSDVSSCSTKTRQSLKHADDFVLTSRLAKAECTVNNLKQALNVLRCGEGGEDGVNEALKSPVKLQDGVSVSQLQHDELICLRQELKLEREAKNKAYDEIRNLKESLIEAYQTKTDTSNKIAVLEAEKQNLVDSLSEIEKELIEERNSHENLELFHLSLLNKVEQLKTLVDSEKKEVRDLTDAHQRQQMEIAGCQTKLKEERKLRSKIEKNYQMLLAPKKSTEEKQANKTLQKEFTTLTNQYTTLLEQMGHLQNCFKQQHQNSQDLECLQEEMSKALESSKKECKHLQNQNIIHKQNEKKFLSEIKALKFQIVSVKSENEALEKLNQKLEDSFAKLEEELKVGQNMMYLEAGDVLVCKNLLTKDGEVTPREISCLQIEKTSLLAEKLKIQLQERDFKNEKIPNDGTPVKKTLSSLEWKNKLLEAGITILQN, encoded by the exons ATGGCTGATTCtaaatccaataacaacaacaacaacaataaaaataaaaagaacaagcaATGTGACAGGAACATTACACAGGCTGACTCACTGCCTCCGTTGAATGAGAAATCCCTCAAAGTCTTTAATCAGCGACTGGCTGCTGCGGAAGAGGATGCTCACTTTCTTTCTCGCCATCTCTCAACCATGATTTCAGATGATTCCAACACCGTCCCTCGGCCCTACGACAGCGAAACCACCGACCTCGATACAACCAGAACCTCAGACGTGTCATCATGCTCTACAAAGACTAGACAGTCGCTCAAGCATGCAGACGATTTTGTGTTGACGTCACGCTTGGCTAAAGCCGAATGCACAGTAAATAATTTAAAGCAAGCCCTGAATGTGCTGCGATGTGGGGAGGGCGGAGAAGACGGGGTCAATGAAGCATTAAAGAGCCCCGTGAAGTTACAGGATGGCGTCAGCGTCAGCCAATTGCAGCACGATGAACTGATTTGTCTCCGGCAAGAATTGAAGTTGGAAAGGGAAGCGAAAAATAAAGCTTACGATGAAATAAGGAACCTCAAGGAATCCTTAATTGAAGCTTATCAAACAAAG ACCGACACAAGCAACAAAATTGCCGTCCTGGAGGCTGAGAAGCAGAACCTGGTTGACAGTCTGTCCGAGATAGAGAAGGAGTTGATTGAGGAGCGGAATTCCCATGAAAACCTGGAACTCTTCCACCTTTCCCTACTCAACAAGGTCGAACAACTGAAGACTTTGGTAGACTCTGAGAAGAAGGAG GTGAGAGATTTAACTGATGCTCATCAAAGACAACAGATGGAGATTGCTGGATGTCAAaccaaactgaaagaagaacGCAAATTGAGAAGTAAAATAGAGAAAAACTACCAAATGCTTCTGGCCCCTAAAA AGTCAACAGAggagaaacaagcaaacaaaacccTGCAGAAGGAGTTCACCACCCTCACGAACCAATACACAACCCTGTTGGAACAAATGGGTCATCTACAGAACTGTTTTAAGCAGCAACAT CAAAACAGCCAAGATCTCGAGTGTCTACAGGAAGAAATGAGCAAGGCCCTGGAAAGTTCCAAGAAGGAATGTAAACATCTCCAGAACCAAAACATTATCCATAAACAA aacgAAAAGAAATTTCTGTCTGAAATCAAAGCTTTGAAGTTCCAGATTGTTTCCGTTAAATCAGAGAACGAAGCTTTGGAAAAGCTAAATCAAAAGCTGGAAGACAGTTT tgCTAAACTTGAAGAGGAACTGAAAGTCGGCCAAAATATGATGTATTTGGAAGCAGGAGATGTGTTGGTTTGTAAGAATCTTTTGACCAAAGACGGAGAAGTGACCCCAAGGGAGATCAGTTGTCTTCAGATTGAGAAGACGTCTTTGCTTGCAGAAAAACTCAAAATACAA